A genomic region of Cannabis sativa cultivar Pink pepper isolate KNU-18-1 chromosome 1, ASM2916894v1, whole genome shotgun sequence contains the following coding sequences:
- the LOC115707467 gene encoding beta-fructofuranosidase, insoluble isoenzyme CWINV1 isoform X1, giving the protein MDTIIITTISSPWLLCFLALVFSHGLVQLQASHHVYRNLQTSENTPPNQPYRTSYHFQPPQNWINGPMVYKGLYHLFYQYNPKGAVWGNIVWAHSTSKDLVNWTPHDPAIFPSQESDINGCWSGSATILPNGKPVILYTGINPQNQQVQNYAEPKNLSDPFLREWVKLPHNPVMAPTQANQINASSFRDPTTAWLGPDKRWRVIIGSKKNRRGLAILYRSKDFVYWVKAKHPLHSGKGTGMWECPDFFPVSVDGQVGVDTSVIDNKVKHVLKYSLDDTKHDYYTIGTYNFALDKYIPDKGFVDSYSGLRYDYGKFYASKTFFDDIKNRRILWGWVNESSSVNDDIKKGWSGVQAIPRTIWLDKYGKQLIQWPIPEIEKLRLNMVNLSNKLLKGGSKLQISNVQALQADVEVSFKVSGFEKAEKLDPSWTDPQMLCSRKGASVKGGLGPFGLYVLASKGLEEYTAVFFRIFKSNEKYVVLMCSDQSRSSLNEDNDKTTYGAFLNVDPVYETLSLRTLIDHSIVESFGGKGKACITARVYPTLAIGYGANLFAFNNGNQDVQITSLKAWNMKKAMIY; this is encoded by the exons ATGGATACAATAATTATTACAACCATCTCCTCTCCTTGGCTTCTATGCTTTCTGGCTTTGGTTTTCAGCCATGGCCTTGTTCAGCTCCAAGCTTCACACCATGTTTACAGAAATCTTCAAACATCAGAGAATACTCCACCAAATCAACCTTATAGAACCTCTTACCACTTCCAACCCCCCCAAAATTGGATCAAcg GACCAATGGTATACAAGGGACTATACCATCTATTCTACCAATACAACCCGAAAGGAGCTGTTTGGGGAAACATTGTATGGGCCCACTCAACCTCAAAAGACCTCGTAAACTGGACCCCACATGACCCAGCCATATTCCCATCCCAGGAATCCGATATTAACGGTTGTTGGTCTGGCTCAGCTACAATTCTCCCCAATGGCAAACCGGTAATTTTGTATACCGGAATCAACCCCCAAAACCAACAAGTACAGAATTACGCCGAGCCCAAGAATCTTTCCGACCCATTCCTCAGGGAATGGGTCAAGTTGCCTCATAACCCAGTTATGGCTCCCACACAAGCCAACCAAATCAATGCCAGCTCATTTAGGGACCCCACCACTGCTTGGTTGGGCCCAGATAAGAGGTGGAGAGTCATTATTGGAAGTAAAAAGAACCGCAGAGGATTAGCTATCCTTTACAGGAGTAAGGATTTCGTTTACTGGGTTAAGGCCAAACACCCACTTCATTCAGGTAAAGGAACTGGAATGTGGGAATGTCCTGATTTCTTTCCTGTGTCTGTGGATGGCCAAGTTGGGGTTGACACGTCTGTGATTGACAACAAGGTTAAGCATGTTCTTAAGTACAGTTTAGATGACACTAAGCACGATTATTACACCATTGGTACGTATAATTTTGCTTTGGATAAGTATATCCCGGATAAGGGTTTTGTGGATAGCTATTCTGGTTTGAGATATGACTATGGCAAATTTTATGCTTCAAAAACcttttttgatgatatcaagaATAGGAGGATTTTGTGGGGTTGGGTTAATGAATCTTCAAGTGTTAATGATGATATCAAGAAGGGATGGTCTGGAGTTCAG GCAATTCCAAGGACTATTTGGCTAGACAAATATGGGAAACAATTGATCCAATGGCCTATTCCCGAAATCGAAAAACTAAGACTTAACATGGTCAATTTGTCTAATAAATTACTCAAGGGTGGATCAAAGCTCCAAATTTCAAATGTCCAAGCACTACAG GCAGATGTAGAGGTTTCATTTAAAGTTAGTGGATTTGAGAAGGCAGAAAAATTAGACCCCAGTTGGACAGACCCACAAATGTTATGTAGCCGAAAGGGTGCATCAGTGAAAGGTGGTTTAGGACCATTTGGTCTCTATGTTTTGGCTTCAAAAGGATTAGAAGAATACACAGCAGTGTTCTTCAGAATTTTCAAAAGTAATGAAAAATATGTGGTGCTTATGTGCAGTGATCAAAGCAG GTCCTCACTCAATGAAGATAATGATAAGACTACTTATGGAGCTTTTCTCAATGTTGACCCCGTTTATGAGACGCTATCCTTGAGAACTTTG ATTGATCACTCAATAGTGGAGAGCTTTGGTGGAAAAGGCAAAGCTTGCATCACAGCAAGAGTTTATCCTACCTTAGCTATTGGTTATGGAGCTAATTTGTTTGCTTTCAACAATGGTAATCAAGATGTTCAGATCACAAGCTTAAAGGCATGGAATATGAAGAAAGCAATGatctattaa
- the LOC115707467 gene encoding beta-fructofuranosidase, insoluble isoenzyme CWINV1 isoform X2, translating into MALFSSKLHTMFTEIFKHQRILHQINLIEPLTTSNPPKIGSTSLFNTGPMVYKGLYHLFYQYNPKGAVWGNIVWAHSTSKDLVNWTPHDPAIFPSQESDINGCWSGSATILPNGKPVILYTGINPQNQQVQNYAEPKNLSDPFLREWVKLPHNPVMAPTQANQINASSFRDPTTAWLGPDKRWRVIIGSKKNRRGLAILYRSKDFVYWVKAKHPLHSGKGTGMWECPDFFPVSVDGQVGVDTSVIDNKVKHVLKYSLDDTKHDYYTIGTYNFALDKYIPDKGFVDSYSGLRYDYGKFYASKTFFDDIKNRRILWGWVNESSSVNDDIKKGWSGVQAIPRTIWLDKYGKQLIQWPIPEIEKLRLNMVNLSNKLLKGGSKLQISNVQALQADVEVSFKVSGFEKAEKLDPSWTDPQMLCSRKGASVKGGLGPFGLYVLASKGLEEYTAVFFRIFKSNEKYVVLMCSDQSRSSLNEDNDKTTYGAFLNVDPVYETLSLRTLIDHSIVESFGGKGKACITARVYPTLAIGYGANLFAFNNGNQDVQITSLKAWNMKKAMIY; encoded by the exons ATGGCCTTGTTCAGCTCCAAGCTTCACACCATGTTTACAGAAATCTTCAAACATCAGAGAATACTCCACCAAATCAACCTTATAGAACCTCTTACCACTTCCAACCCCCCCAAAATTGGATCAAcg AGTTTGTTTAATACAGGACCAATGGTATACAAGGGACTATACCATCTATTCTACCAATACAACCCGAAAGGAGCTGTTTGGGGAAACATTGTATGGGCCCACTCAACCTCAAAAGACCTCGTAAACTGGACCCCACATGACCCAGCCATATTCCCATCCCAGGAATCCGATATTAACGGTTGTTGGTCTGGCTCAGCTACAATTCTCCCCAATGGCAAACCGGTAATTTTGTATACCGGAATCAACCCCCAAAACCAACAAGTACAGAATTACGCCGAGCCCAAGAATCTTTCCGACCCATTCCTCAGGGAATGGGTCAAGTTGCCTCATAACCCAGTTATGGCTCCCACACAAGCCAACCAAATCAATGCCAGCTCATTTAGGGACCCCACCACTGCTTGGTTGGGCCCAGATAAGAGGTGGAGAGTCATTATTGGAAGTAAAAAGAACCGCAGAGGATTAGCTATCCTTTACAGGAGTAAGGATTTCGTTTACTGGGTTAAGGCCAAACACCCACTTCATTCAGGTAAAGGAACTGGAATGTGGGAATGTCCTGATTTCTTTCCTGTGTCTGTGGATGGCCAAGTTGGGGTTGACACGTCTGTGATTGACAACAAGGTTAAGCATGTTCTTAAGTACAGTTTAGATGACACTAAGCACGATTATTACACCATTGGTACGTATAATTTTGCTTTGGATAAGTATATCCCGGATAAGGGTTTTGTGGATAGCTATTCTGGTTTGAGATATGACTATGGCAAATTTTATGCTTCAAAAACcttttttgatgatatcaagaATAGGAGGATTTTGTGGGGTTGGGTTAATGAATCTTCAAGTGTTAATGATGATATCAAGAAGGGATGGTCTGGAGTTCAG GCAATTCCAAGGACTATTTGGCTAGACAAATATGGGAAACAATTGATCCAATGGCCTATTCCCGAAATCGAAAAACTAAGACTTAACATGGTCAATTTGTCTAATAAATTACTCAAGGGTGGATCAAAGCTCCAAATTTCAAATGTCCAAGCACTACAG GCAGATGTAGAGGTTTCATTTAAAGTTAGTGGATTTGAGAAGGCAGAAAAATTAGACCCCAGTTGGACAGACCCACAAATGTTATGTAGCCGAAAGGGTGCATCAGTGAAAGGTGGTTTAGGACCATTTGGTCTCTATGTTTTGGCTTCAAAAGGATTAGAAGAATACACAGCAGTGTTCTTCAGAATTTTCAAAAGTAATGAAAAATATGTGGTGCTTATGTGCAGTGATCAAAGCAG GTCCTCACTCAATGAAGATAATGATAAGACTACTTATGGAGCTTTTCTCAATGTTGACCCCGTTTATGAGACGCTATCCTTGAGAACTTTG ATTGATCACTCAATAGTGGAGAGCTTTGGTGGAAAAGGCAAAGCTTGCATCACAGCAAGAGTTTATCCTACCTTAGCTATTGGTTATGGAGCTAATTTGTTTGCTTTCAACAATGGTAATCAAGATGTTCAGATCACAAGCTTAAAGGCATGGAATATGAAGAAAGCAATGatctattaa
- the LOC115707467 gene encoding beta-fructofuranosidase, insoluble isoenzyme CWINV1 isoform X3, translating to MVYKGLYHLFYQYNPKGAVWGNIVWAHSTSKDLVNWTPHDPAIFPSQESDINGCWSGSATILPNGKPVILYTGINPQNQQVQNYAEPKNLSDPFLREWVKLPHNPVMAPTQANQINASSFRDPTTAWLGPDKRWRVIIGSKKNRRGLAILYRSKDFVYWVKAKHPLHSGKGTGMWECPDFFPVSVDGQVGVDTSVIDNKVKHVLKYSLDDTKHDYYTIGTYNFALDKYIPDKGFVDSYSGLRYDYGKFYASKTFFDDIKNRRILWGWVNESSSVNDDIKKGWSGVQAIPRTIWLDKYGKQLIQWPIPEIEKLRLNMVNLSNKLLKGGSKLQISNVQALQADVEVSFKVSGFEKAEKLDPSWTDPQMLCSRKGASVKGGLGPFGLYVLASKGLEEYTAVFFRIFKSNEKYVVLMCSDQSRSSLNEDNDKTTYGAFLNVDPVYETLSLRTLIDHSIVESFGGKGKACITARVYPTLAIGYGANLFAFNNGNQDVQITSLKAWNMKKAMIY from the exons ATGGTATACAAGGGACTATACCATCTATTCTACCAATACAACCCGAAAGGAGCTGTTTGGGGAAACATTGTATGGGCCCACTCAACCTCAAAAGACCTCGTAAACTGGACCCCACATGACCCAGCCATATTCCCATCCCAGGAATCCGATATTAACGGTTGTTGGTCTGGCTCAGCTACAATTCTCCCCAATGGCAAACCGGTAATTTTGTATACCGGAATCAACCCCCAAAACCAACAAGTACAGAATTACGCCGAGCCCAAGAATCTTTCCGACCCATTCCTCAGGGAATGGGTCAAGTTGCCTCATAACCCAGTTATGGCTCCCACACAAGCCAACCAAATCAATGCCAGCTCATTTAGGGACCCCACCACTGCTTGGTTGGGCCCAGATAAGAGGTGGAGAGTCATTATTGGAAGTAAAAAGAACCGCAGAGGATTAGCTATCCTTTACAGGAGTAAGGATTTCGTTTACTGGGTTAAGGCCAAACACCCACTTCATTCAGGTAAAGGAACTGGAATGTGGGAATGTCCTGATTTCTTTCCTGTGTCTGTGGATGGCCAAGTTGGGGTTGACACGTCTGTGATTGACAACAAGGTTAAGCATGTTCTTAAGTACAGTTTAGATGACACTAAGCACGATTATTACACCATTGGTACGTATAATTTTGCTTTGGATAAGTATATCCCGGATAAGGGTTTTGTGGATAGCTATTCTGGTTTGAGATATGACTATGGCAAATTTTATGCTTCAAAAACcttttttgatgatatcaagaATAGGAGGATTTTGTGGGGTTGGGTTAATGAATCTTCAAGTGTTAATGATGATATCAAGAAGGGATGGTCTGGAGTTCAG GCAATTCCAAGGACTATTTGGCTAGACAAATATGGGAAACAATTGATCCAATGGCCTATTCCCGAAATCGAAAAACTAAGACTTAACATGGTCAATTTGTCTAATAAATTACTCAAGGGTGGATCAAAGCTCCAAATTTCAAATGTCCAAGCACTACAG GCAGATGTAGAGGTTTCATTTAAAGTTAGTGGATTTGAGAAGGCAGAAAAATTAGACCCCAGTTGGACAGACCCACAAATGTTATGTAGCCGAAAGGGTGCATCAGTGAAAGGTGGTTTAGGACCATTTGGTCTCTATGTTTTGGCTTCAAAAGGATTAGAAGAATACACAGCAGTGTTCTTCAGAATTTTCAAAAGTAATGAAAAATATGTGGTGCTTATGTGCAGTGATCAAAGCAG GTCCTCACTCAATGAAGATAATGATAAGACTACTTATGGAGCTTTTCTCAATGTTGACCCCGTTTATGAGACGCTATCCTTGAGAACTTTG ATTGATCACTCAATAGTGGAGAGCTTTGGTGGAAAAGGCAAAGCTTGCATCACAGCAAGAGTTTATCCTACCTTAGCTATTGGTTATGGAGCTAATTTGTTTGCTTTCAACAATGGTAATCAAGATGTTCAGATCACAAGCTTAAAGGCATGGAATATGAAGAAAGCAATGatctattaa
- the LOC115704907 gene encoding nucleosome assembly protein 1;1 codes for MKSSSTNNNKADFGMSDLEASLPAAAAALTAEDRVGLVNALKSKLRNLTANHSDIMETLSPKIRKRVELLRKIQDQHDELEAKFFEERASLASKYHELYQPLYTKRYEIVNGIVEVDGVNHGDKASEDKGVPEFWLNAMKAHEILAEEITERDEGALKYLKDIKLIMTKNPKGFKLDFFFDTNPYFKNSVLTKTYHMAEDDEPIIENAIGTEIEWYPGKCLTQKILKKKPRKNGSKNANPITKTENCSSFFNFFSPPPIPKDDVDIDEDAADELQSQMEQDYDIGSTIRDKIIPHAVSWFTGEAVEGEDFEDMEEYDDDDEFSDQNENEDEDEDEDEDEDE; via the exons ATGAAGAGCAGCAGCACCAACAACAACAAGGCTGACTTCGGTATGTCCGATCTTGAGGCCTCACTCCCTGCCGCCGCCGCTG CTCTTACTGCGGAGGACCGTGTTGGTCTTGTTAACGCTCTCAAA AGTAAGCTTCGCAATTTGACTGCTAACCATTCAGATATTATGGAAACTTTGTCCCCTAAGATTCGGAAGCGTGTTGAATTACTTAGAAAGATTCAG GACCAACATGATGAGTTGGAAGCCAAATTTTTTGAGGAGAGAGCCTCACTGGCATCTAAATACCATGAACTTTATCAACCCCTTTACACTAAG AGGTATGAGATTGTTAATGGTATAGTTGAAGTCGATGGAGTTAATCATGGAGACAAAGCCAGTGAAG ATAAAGGAGTGCCTGAATTTTGGCTTAATGCAATGAAAGCTCATGAAATATTGGCTGAGGAG ATTACAGAGCGTGATGAGGGTGCTCTTAAGTATCTCAAGGATATTAAGTTGATTATGACTAAAAATCCCAAAGGATTCAAGCTGGATTTCTTCTTTGATACCAATCCTTACTTCAAAAACTCTGTTCTGACAAAGACATATCACATGGCTGAGGACGATGAGCCTATCATAGAAAATGCAATTGG GACTGAAATTGAATGGTATCCTGGGAAATGTTTGACTCAGAAGATTTTGAAGAAGAAGCCAAGAAAGAATGGATCAAAAAATGCCAACCCCATCACCAAAACTGAAAATTGTTCCagcttcttcaattttttcagcCCTCCTCCGATCCCTAAGGATGATGTGGATATTGATGAAGATGCA GCTGATGAACTCCAGAGTCAAATGGAGCAGGACTATGATATTGG TTCTACAATTCGAGACAAGATCATTCCACATGCTGTTTCATGGTTTACTGGGGAGGCTGTTGAAGGGGAAGACTTTGAAGATATGGAAGAGtacgatgatgatgatgaatttAGCGACCAGAATGAGAACGAGGATgaggatgaagatgaagatgaagatgaggATGAATAG